Genomic DNA from Paucilactobacillus hokkaidonensis JCM 18461:
TAATAAAAGTAATATTATGGAATAGAAGGGATTGATTTAAGTGGTTAGAAAACATCATGAGAATGTTGTATCAAATTTAGGTATAGGAGTTCGATTTTATGAATCCAATGTAACTACAAATGGGTATGTTCCATTTCACTGGCATAGTAGTATTGAACTAGTATGTGTTATGTCAGGACAGTTAGTATTTAAATTTGACGGAGCAACTCATACTATAGGCCCCAATCAATTTATTATTATTTCTTCCAGTGTGGTTCACGATGTTACGAACGGTCCTAACAGAGCGTTTGTATTGCAGATTCCACTTGCTTTTATTGAAAAATATTATAGTAAACCAGAACAACTTAATTTTGTTACAAGGGATTTAAAATCTACGAATTATAAAAAAATAGTGGATTTGTTTTCAGAGCTAGATTATGTAAATAAATACAAAAAGTCAGGCTATTTATTCGATTTTGGCATTATATTATTAATTATGCTGAAAAATTTAATTTTAAACTTCAGTGAAGATAAAAAGAATATAGGAAGAGTTACTAGTGATTTAAAGGACATAATTATATTCATTAACGATCATTATGCTGAAGAATTAAGTGTCCAAAATCTAGCCTATAAGTATGGTTACAATGCTAGCTATTTATCCAGATTATTTAAAAAGCAGACTGGAATTACACTGATTCAATATGTTTATAAAATTAGACTTAACAATTTGTATCAGGATCTTATTAATTCAGATATTTCAATCAATAATTTGATGAAAAAGCACGGGTTAACCAACCAACGTACAGCTAGAATTATGTTTAAAGAAATGTTTGGTGAGTTACCTAATCAGGTTAGAACCAAGTACAAAATGAATGTACGATTAAAATAATAGTTCCATTTTTGTTATCGTGCTTCGCAACTTTGCTGTGGAGCATTTTTTGAACCGAACATAGCATTATTCCTAGATGAAATTTATTATAGCAATTAATGATAAAATCACCCCATTGAGGACGTAATACGTTCGATAATAAATATATACCAATCGTGTAATTATAGTTATCATGTCACGTTTAAAAGTAACTGCCAAGCTATACCAATCTATTAAGAAAGCCTTAAGAAACTGCTTACATCATTGTCTCTTCTTCCATTAGCCGTTAGTATTTGTTCATAACCTATGAGGAGGTACTTATTAATGGAATATGGAATTAACATTTATCATCGGGATGATATCGAGATTTGTTTTGTCGATTGGAATACACAAGAATGGTTTAGTTCTGAAGAGGAGCGAAATGTTCGTTTGGCAGAATTAAACCAACAGGCTATTGAAGAAGAGGCACATCCAAAACATAGGTTGCGGATCGATGTCAAAACGTATACCAAAATTGAAAAACAAATTGCTTAAATTAAAAAAATTGAACAAATTGAAGCATGATTCTAATAAAATATATATTAAATATATTCTATCAAAAAAGTATCATCTGGCTATAGTGACAGATGATACTTTTTTCACTTGATCAATCTATTTTAAATTACTATTACTAAAATCAGTGACATTGCCGACTGATTTACCGTTTTTAACTTGAGCGGTGGCCTTGACCTCGTCACCAGCACGAGTAAGTAGGGCTTTTTGGTAATCCTCACCATCTACAGTGTAAATGGTGTTACTGCCTTGCAAAGTAAATAGCAATACTTGGCTACTGCCTTTAGCAGTGATTACAGCCCGATCGATCTTGCCAGATATTTTTTGTTTCTTACCTTGAGAAGTATTACCGGCATTACTGCCATTATCGATTAATGCTTGCCTAAAGTTCTCAACAGCTTCGTTGGCACTATCCCCAGTTGCATGCACTGATTGGTCTGAAGCATCAATGTAGTAATAACCACGAAAGGCATTAGTGTTATCCAAAATTGATAATACCCAAGTTGGTTTGCCATTAATATTGTAAATCACGGGCATCGATGACTTCCATTGTTGGGCCTTGTAGTTATTATTAGCATTAGCCTTGGCACCATCAGAGTCCATGATACCATGAGTCTTATAGTAGACTAATTTCCCAGTCCGCGCATTAATCATTGAATAACCAAGTGCACTATCTGCGTCCGAACGGGGGTTGGTGAAATCAGTAAAGTACTGAACATTTCCCTGCTTATCAAATGTTGAGATAACACTGTCACTAGTGGGTAACTGGATTCCAGTTTTACTCAAGTACATATTTAAAAAACCACGTTGATATTTACCATAGGCTTCGTTCATTGAGTCTGCCACTTCAGTTGTAATTCCTTCATCAATCCACCTTGGAAGGTGATTAAGCGTATATAGATTTGTTTTACCGGTTTCAGCATTAACCACAACTACGTGCAGTCTTGAATAGTTAATTCGGTGACTTAATGCCATTGACTTATATGTCGTTTGTACATAATAAGGCGTTCCGTTGTCATCAACTTCAAGCTGAGGCTGGCTTCCATTAGCGGCTAACCAAGTTGGATGTTGAGAGTAAATTCGTCGGGCAGCGTTCCGGTTAAAGTAGCTGGTGTTAGTGTACTTGATGTTTTTCTTCACGAAATGCGGTTCGGCATTGACTGAAGTTGCATCAATAATGAAGTAACCAGGAACGGTTTGATGGGCAGAATAATATTTGAAGAAACCATCAAATTCAACTGGCGCAATGTAGACTGGTTTACCCTTATAGTATTGTGCCTGAATATCACCTAACCGGAAATACTGCGAGTTAGGTACGTCACTCATATTTTTATTCATTCGGTTTTTAACTGTTTTAGGCGATATAGCAACCGGAGTAACTCCTTTTTTGAAGGTTGGAGCAGAATTGCTGTCTATCTTTTCTGATTTGATGCTTTTAGCAACTGGTTTAACTGATAGTGATGAATGAGCCTCACCAAAGCCGACAAGAATTAAGATAACTACTAAGATTGCACCACCAATTCTAGTTTGTGTCTTCATAGTAGTTGAGCGGCTTGTGGTATTAAAGGTTAGCGAAACCATGATTGCCAACATAATTGCTCCCCAGATTAGGTTCGATCCTAAAATCGAGAGTGTGTTTCGCGATGACAAAGAAAAGTAGGTAATGATTGATTTAAACACAATCATTGCGACCATTACTGCTAACCCGAGTAAAGTCACAAACTTTTTATTGATTGTTACCGTAGTAGTAGCATTGGTACTTCTTGGAAAAACCTTGTTCTTAGTCGGAAATTTGATTAAAAAGACGAGCCAAATTAGTAATGGGGCAATTAAGCTTGCCAGTGTGATGTATAGCATTCAATACTCCTCCAATTTAGTAACACAATAAGTTCTTATTAATAACACTTCAATTGTATCAGACTATGAGCCATAAAGCTGAGAGTTATAATAACTTTTTACATACAGATTTTAAAAAGTTGAAATATTGATTCATTGATTAATAGTATGGTACAGTTATCATATGTTAAGTGGAGCCAAAATTAAGCTATTATCTGAAAGGAAGATGCAAAATGGAAAAAACATTTACTAAAGAAGAACTAGCAAAATTTGATGGACAAAATGGTACCAAATCTTACGTTGCAATCGATGGCGTTGTTTATGATGTTAGTGATGTGGATGCCTGGAAAGACGGCCAGCATCATGGAAACACAGCCGGTAAAGATTTAACTGAGGTAATTGATAATCAATCGCCCCACAAACGAAGCGTTTTAGCAAAGTTAACAGCGGTCGGCAAATACGTTGGCTAAATTCTAAAAAAGCTCATCTCGAAATTTTACGAGATGAGCTTTTTTTAGCAGTCATATAATGAAATGTTAACGGTAAAATTAAATTCGGCTAAATATGTTACCTATCGATCAATAAAAGCGTTAAAATATATTCCAAGCATAGGAACGATAGGGAGCGATTTGATGAAAAAAACAACTGCAATGGGATTGGCAATGCCGGCAATTCTAGCTGCTGGCACAGCTGAGGTGGTAGAGCACCTCTATAAATTTGCATTTAAACGAGTGGATGAAGTTCCTGCCACTTCCGCGGAAAAGCAAAAGTATGCCGATGACTACTATAAATATATTGATTGGCTACATAAACAACCGACCATTACTTGGCAATTACATCAGTTGGATCCAAAACAACGGTTGCTTGCAACATATTTACCAGCTGAGCAACCAACTACTGATTCGGTCATTATTGCGCATGGTTACAAGGGGAACGGTGAAACAATGGCTAATTATGCCAAAATGTTTCATGAATTAGGGTACAACGTTTTGTTGCCAGATGATCGGGCGCATGGTAAATCTGCAGGGAAGTATATTACTTTCGGTTGGCTGGATCGGTTGGATTACGTGGAATGGATTAATCGCATCATTGAAACGGTTGGTCCGGATTCACGGATCACTTTATTTGGCGTTTCAATGGGCGGAGCAACAGTGGAAATGTTGGGTGGCGAAAAGATGCCAGAGCAGGTTAGGTGCATTATCGCAGATTGCGGCTACTCCAATATTAGTGACGAGATGACTTATTTACTTAAAAAATCATTTCATCTGCCAAAGTATCCATTTTTCCCCGCAGTTGATCTGCTGAATCGCCGGCGGCAGGGCTTTGACTTGAAACAAGTTTCGTCGGTTGATCAGTTAAAACATAATCATTTACCAATTTTATTTATTCATGGGCAAAAAGATATTTATGTGCCGGCTGAAATGTTGAATGCCAATTATGCTGCTACTCAGGGTCCTAAGGAAAAATGGGTTGTCCCTGAAGCTACGCATGCTGAAAGTTTTTGGGTTAATCCAACTGCTTATCGGGATCACGTGAAAAGTTTTATTGACCGGTATATTGCATATCACCCAACCAGTTTAATCAAATAAACGATGATAAATTTCAGTAATTGGATTGTCATTATTAGTCGCTGTCAGCGTGAGCTGGGCGACTTTTTTAATAGCTGGAATACTATTGTTGACGGCAATGCCCATCCCCGCGGCCTCAATCATTGCTAAATCATTATTATTATCACCGAGCGTAATGATCTCACTTGGAAGGACCTCCAATTTTTGTCCCAGTTCCAGGACTGCGCGGCCCTTATCAATTCCGGCCGGGTTAAATTCCAAATAGCGGTTGGATGAAAAGGTCATTGCAAGTGGCGTAGAAATAGTAGCCAAAACTTTTTGCTGAAAGGTTATTAATTTTTGGTGCTCTAAATTAGCTACGAGTATTTTGACAATTGGTCGCTGATTAAAAAAATCTAAATTAGGCTCATCAAAATTGATAGTCCTCACTTTTCGTGAATGAATATACGCTAGCTCATCTTCATTAATATTGTAGGTATAAACTTCGTTGAGTGTGTAAATATGAACGCCTAAATCCGGTCGCTGACGTGCTAATTGATAGATTTGTTCCGCAATTTCGTGGGCTAAATAGTGACTAGCTAAAACTTTGTTTTGGTGATTTTCAACAATCACACCGCCGTTATATGAAATAACATATTCATTGGGCTGATTAACAGTTCCAATTTGAGTAAGTAATGGTTGAACCGATGTAAATCTCCGGCCTGTATTTGGTACAAATTTAACCCCACGTTGCTGCAGTTGAGTGATGCTGGCTAAATCTGTGGCAGAAATATTACCTGTGTCGTCTAATAATGATTCATCAAGATCACTGATCAGTAGTTTGTACATATTTGCTCCTTATGTTTGATTATTCGTTTGATTTTAAGGCATCCACCATGTCGATTTTGGTTAATTTATAATGTGTGAAGATCGTGACAATAATGGTGAAAACTATTGTTAATAGTGCTGCGATGGCATAACCGCTCCATCCAATTACTAATGGAAAGATGACTGCGTCGGAGGCAGCTTTTTGTAAGATAAAGGCAGTCAATAAATTACCCAAACCGTAGCCAAATATAATTCCGACGATGGTTAACACAATGTTTTCTCTGGTTACATACATTGTCACTTCACGATCAAAGAAGCCTAAAACTTTGATGGTTGATAATTCTCGAATTCGTTCTGAAACATTGATATTAGTTAAATTATATAACACAACAAAGGATAGGAGTGCTGATAAAATGATAAAGATAAACACAATCGGGTCAAGGGTATGGGCCTCTTGATCAATAATTTTCTTTTGCGCAGAAATGTAAGATACATTTTCGGCACCACTAGCAATTAACTGTTGCGCCAGCTTATGTTCTTGTGTAGTTGATAAATGGGTTAATTTTAGCAGTTCTGCATTAGTCTGATACTTTGTGCCAGTGGCTTGGTGAAACTGCTTTGCGTTCATGTAAACAAAGTTACCGGTATAGTTTTTGGCAATTGCACCTATTTTAACCGAATAACTTTGGTTAGTAGCAGTTTTAATTTTAACATGTTCGCCAACAGTGACATCCAAAGTCTGGGCCGCTTTTTTGGTTAAAATAATTCCACTGGAAGCTAATGATAGGGGCTTTTTAGTAGTAGTAGATTCTAATTTAATATATTTTTTGAGCGTTTGAGGTTGGTTAGTTGCTAGTTGCGTGACTTGAGCCACTTGGTGACCACTTTTACTGACAGTGACAGTATTGGTATTAACCGCGGTGGCAGAACGAAAGTGACTATTTTGTTGTAATGACTGATTAACTTTGGCGCGTTTTGTTTGATTGACCATCATTAAAGCTTGGTAGTTAGTGATTTTACCAAACTGTTGTGTGCTAGCAGCGCCGATTGAATCTCGCAATCCGAAGCCGGTCAAAATCAATGCTGTTCCACCAGCGATGCCGATGATAACCATCCACATGCGAGACTTAAACCGGAACAGGTTACGGCAAGATACCTTCGCATTAAAACTAAGATGACGCCAAAGGGGAGTAATTTTTTCTAACAAAATTCGTTGTCCTGCTTTTGGGGCTTTGGGCAATAGCAGGGTTGCTGGCTTCGATCGTAGTTCGGCCAATAATGCAATTAACACCGCAGTGAGCGTCGCTAACACGGAGAAGATTACCGCTAAAACAATTGCTGATTGACTATACAGTAGTGGTTGCGCGGTAAAAATGTATTGATGCATGGCACCGTAAACGATCTTGGGCAGCGTGTTGGTTCCCAAAATAACACCTAATAAGCAGCCAAATGTTGCAGCAATGAGGGCATATAATAAATAGTTTAATGCAATTTCGTTGCGGTGATACCCCAATGCTTTTAACGTCCCGATTTGCATTCGATCTTCTTCCACCATCCTGGTCATCGTAGTAAATGTAATTAACGCGGCCACGA
This window encodes:
- a CDS encoding AraC family transcriptional regulator encodes the protein MVRKHHENVVSNLGIGVRFYESNVTTNGYVPFHWHSSIELVCVMSGQLVFKFDGATHTIGPNQFIIISSSVVHDVTNGPNRAFVLQIPLAFIEKYYSKPEQLNFVTRDLKSTNYKKIVDLFSELDYVNKYKKSGYLFDFGIILLIMLKNLILNFSEDKKNIGRVTSDLKDIIIFINDHYAEELSVQNLAYKYGYNASYLSRLFKKQTGITLIQYVYKIRLNNLYQDLINSDISINNLMKKHGLTNQRTARIMFKEMFGELPNQVRTKYKMNVRLK
- a CDS encoding cytochrome b5 domain-containing protein produces the protein MEKTFTKEELAKFDGQNGTKSYVAIDGVVYDVSDVDAWKDGQHHGNTAGKDLTEVIDNQSPHKRSVLAKLTAVGKYVG
- a CDS encoding alpha/beta hydrolase yields the protein MKKTTAMGLAMPAILAAGTAEVVEHLYKFAFKRVDEVPATSAEKQKYADDYYKYIDWLHKQPTITWQLHQLDPKQRLLATYLPAEQPTTDSVIIAHGYKGNGETMANYAKMFHELGYNVLLPDDRAHGKSAGKYITFGWLDRLDYVEWINRIIETVGPDSRITLFGVSMGGATVEMLGGEKMPEQVRCIIADCGYSNISDEMTYLLKKSFHLPKYPFFPAVDLLNRRRQGFDLKQVSSVDQLKHNHLPILFIHGQKDIYVPAEMLNANYAATQGPKEKWVVPEATHAESFWVNPTAYRDHVKSFIDRYIAYHPTSLIK
- a CDS encoding Cof-type HAD-IIB family hydrolase yields the protein MYKLLISDLDESLLDDTGNISATDLASITQLQQRGVKFVPNTGRRFTSVQPLLTQIGTVNQPNEYVISYNGGVIVENHQNKVLASHYLAHEIAEQIYQLARQRPDLGVHIYTLNEVYTYNINEDELAYIHSRKVRTINFDEPNLDFFNQRPIVKILVANLEHQKLITFQQKVLATISTPLAMTFSSNRYLEFNPAGIDKGRAVLELGQKLEVLPSEIITLGDNNNDLAMIEAAGMGIAVNNSIPAIKKVAQLTLTATNNDNPITEIYHRLFD
- a CDS encoding ABC transporter permease, whose amino-acid sequence is MSRKLLLKSLWRNIWATKGRLIAIILIIMLGTLMFVGIKSVGPDMHQSANQLYKQQKSADLTLTSTTGLTKQDLKLARSIKGTTVKANKSIFSLDRKDNHVVQVMSSSTDKLDRPKLVSGHFPRHNGEIVLDQAAKQYRFKIGDTYQLKTSQLGRQSYRIVGFVTSPQFIDNQTRGNANIGNGQVDYFAYLPQSNFNQPVYSTIGIKFKNLTKFSVFSSEYKAKLKADQKLVNQQFKGRAAQRTNEIIQATQQKYAAMGISLPATKQADLASQSRSVYSITSIKDRPGVSGYFELTDRITSIANVFPLFFFLVAALITFTTMTRMVEEDRMQIGTLKALGYHRNEIALNYLLYALIAATFGCLLGVILGTNTLPKIVYGAMHQYIFTAQPLLYSQSAIVLAVIFSVLATLTAVLIALLAELRSKPATLLLPKAPKAGQRILLEKITPLWRHLSFNAKVSCRNLFRFKSRMWMVIIGIAGGTALILTGFGLRDSIGAASTQQFGKITNYQALMMVNQTKRAKVNQSLQQNSHFRSATAVNTNTVTVSKSGHQVAQVTQLATNQPQTLKKYIKLESTTTKKPLSLASSGIILTKKAAQTLDVTVGEHVKIKTATNQSYSVKIGAIAKNYTGNFVYMNAKQFHQATGTKYQTNAELLKLTHLSTTQEHKLAQQLIASGAENVSYISAQKKIIDQEAHTLDPIVFIFIILSALLSFVVLYNLTNINVSERIRELSTIKVLGFFDREVTMYVTRENIVLTIVGIIFGYGLGNLLTAFILQKAASDAVIFPLVIGWSGYAIAALLTIVFTIIVTIFTHYKLTKIDMVDALKSNE